A single genomic interval of Xylanivirga thermophila harbors:
- a CDS encoding VanW family protein: MQTDMSKTTKQRAAEKKKSRAGKILAIIIIAVIVLSASALFIYVDKLLKNPYFYEGISVDGIDLEGMTVEKAIDEVRKKHQPELDAINISLQFGERIWQFNYEDIDAKINVEDVVKEAYQTGRNGKVIDRIKKIHEVRQVGVEFNTALTYNVEKLRSRIEDISKEINLAPVDATIKFNPNTVKFSFTEEASGRGMLVDKTMEDIKAKVDAGDYSPYKIPVEELKPKYTLQEVKTWTSKLSEFSTKLTGSAERVYNIKLSAKSFNGVCIAPGEVFSFNETTGPRDAKHGYKDAPVIKSGKKLVLEPGGGNCQTSSTLYAAAIRADLQIAERYPHSWPSSYIDIGQDATVNYPTADFKIKNNKDSAVFLRSYASGDRLVVEVYGKATDEYDKIDVQSTVLSSTAAPAEKVVNDPNLPKGQTIVEYKSRPGYKVQSYRIYYKNGKVVKKVKEAYSQYPVIKGKKVVGTKQVATSPAPQTNGEPQQ, from the coding sequence ATGCAGACGGATATGAGTAAAACAACAAAACAAAGGGCTGCCGAAAAGAAAAAATCCAGGGCAGGAAAGATATTAGCCATTATAATAATAGCGGTTATTGTATTATCAGCTTCAGCACTTTTTATATATGTTGATAAGCTTCTTAAAAACCCATACTTTTATGAGGGTATATCGGTAGATGGTATTGATTTGGAAGGTATGACGGTTGAAAAAGCAATAGATGAGGTACGTAAGAAACATCAGCCGGAGCTAGATGCCATAAATATATCTTTACAATTTGGAGAACGGATATGGCAATTTAATTATGAGGATATAGATGCTAAGATAAATGTAGAAGATGTAGTTAAAGAGGCATACCAAACTGGTCGTAATGGAAAAGTTATAGACAGAATAAAAAAAATACATGAGGTAAGGCAAGTCGGTGTAGAATTCAATACAGCGCTCACATACAATGTAGAAAAACTTCGATCTAGAATAGAGGACATTTCAAAGGAAATAAATTTGGCACCTGTGGACGCCACGATAAAGTTCAATCCCAATACTGTGAAATTTAGTTTTACAGAAGAAGCATCAGGTAGGGGGATGCTAGTCGACAAGACTATGGAGGATATAAAGGCCAAAGTGGATGCAGGGGACTATTCGCCATATAAGATCCCAGTGGAAGAATTAAAACCAAAGTATACCCTTCAAGAGGTTAAAACATGGACCAGTAAGCTATCTGAATTTTCTACTAAATTGACAGGTAGTGCAGAGAGGGTATACAATATTAAGTTATCAGCTAAGAGCTTTAACGGCGTATGCATAGCGCCGGGGGAAGTATTTTCATTTAATGAAACTACTGGCCCTAGGGATGCGAAGCATGGTTATAAGGATGCTCCAGTTATAAAATCGGGGAAAAAGTTAGTATTGGAGCCAGGTGGAGGTAATTGTCAAACATCAAGTACACTATACGCTGCAGCCATAAGGGCTGATTTGCAGATTGCAGAGCGTTATCCCCATTCATGGCCATCGAGTTATATAGATATAGGTCAAGATGCTACTGTAAATTATCCTACTGCTGATTTTAAGATAAAAAACAACAAGGATAGTGCTGTATTTTTAAGGAGTTATGCATCAGGTGATAGATTGGTAGTAGAGGTATATGGGAAGGCAACAGATGAATATGATAAAATTGATGTTCAATCAACCGTCTTGAGTTCTACGGCAGCTCCCGCCGAAAAAGTGGTAAATGACCCCAATTTACCAAAAGGTCAAACAATTGTAGAGTACAAGTCGCGTCCAGGTTATAAGGTGCAGAGTTATAGAATCTATTATAAAAATGGGAAAGTTGTAAAAAAGGTGAAAGAGGCATATAGCCAATATCCTGTAATTAAGGGTAAAAAGGTAGTTGGTACAAAGCAGGTTGCTACTTCTCCAGCACCTCAAACCAATGGGGAACCACAACAATAA